The Bradyrhizobium sp. CCGB01 genome segment GGCGCCAGCATGAAGGACAGCGGCAGCGCCACCGTCTTCAGCGAATAGCGGTCGAGCAGCCGGCCGATCGTGTACTGCGTCATCGCGCCGAACACGTAGACGCAAGCCGCGATGACGCCGAGCAGCGCCGGGCTTTTGGTGAGATCGGCGAGCCGTTCCGCGAACAGCTTTGGCAGCGCCACGGTGACGGCGTTGAACGTGGTCGAGATCGCGATCACGACGATCAGCAGCGACAGGATCACCCGCCACATGTCCTGCTTGGCGACACGCGCCTGGGCGGCCGCCTGCTTCGAGCCCTTGCGGTCCTCGTGCACGACCATCATCGCGAAGGCGATGCCGATCAGGATCGTCACGATGCCCGGAATGATGAAGGCAAAGCGCCATCCAAAATACTGGCCGATGACGCCGGTGACCAGCGCGGACGAGGCGACACCGAGATTGCCCCAGACGCCGTTGATGCCCATCTCGCGGCCCAGCCTGTCGGCATAGGACACGATCATCGCGGTGCCGACGGGATGGTAGATCGAGGCAAAGATGCCGATGGCCAGCAGCGCGGCACCGAGCTGCGCCGGGGTCTGCACGAAGCCGACCGAGATCATGGAGAGGCCAATGCCGACGAAGAAGATCAGCATCATGTGGCGGCGGCTCCAGCGGTCCCCGAGCCAGCCGGTGAGCAGCGAGCCCGCGCCGAACGCGACGAAGCCCGGGGTCGCATAGGGCAGGAGCTCCGAATAGGCCATGCCGAGCGCGGGCCCCATGATGATCACCGCGGCGGCGAAGATCAGCATCGAATAATGGTCGATGAAATGGCCTGCGTTGACGAAACTGATCACCCGGCTGGGACTGTTCATTCCGAATCCTCTCCTGCTCCGAAATGGGTTATATGTCTTGGCCATGACGGGATGCCGCCAATGACTGTCTTGGAAACGCCAATCCTGCGGGAGGTCCGGAGCAATCATCGCTCGCCCGCGGGCGTGCACCTGGTCGCCCGCGACTATCCCAAGGGCATGCGGATCGATCCGCACATGCACCGCGAGGCGCAGCTGATCTATGCGGCCAAGGGCACCATGCAGGTGACGACGCCCGGGGGACGCTGGCTGGTGCCGCCGGACCGTGCGGTCTGGGTGCCCGCCGGGCTCGAGCACGCCCTCGACCTGCTCGCCGACATCGAGATGCGCACGCTGTATTTCGACCTGTCCTGGCTCAAGCGCCAAAAGCGCTATGAGGGCCTGACCAGGGAATTCGTGGTGCGGGTATCGCCACTGCTCAATCAGGCGATCCTCGCGCTGTTCGACGCGCGCAATACGGAAGAGCGCACCGAGCTGCTGGTCCGTCTGGTGATGCTGGAATTGCACCAGGCCGAGGATTCCGCGACCTTCGTGCCGCTGCCGCACGAGCCGCGCTGCCGCCGCGCCGCGATGATCGTGCTCGACGACCCCACCGGCCTGCACGACATCGACACGCTGGCGCGCGAGGTCGGAACCTCCGCGCGCACGCTGTCGCGGCTGTTCTCAACGGAGACGCAGCTGAGCTTCAAGAGCTGGTGCCAGCGCGCGCGGATCGCGGCAGCGATCCGGCGGTTGTCGACGGACACCAATGTGTCGATGAAGCAGCTCGCGACCCAGCTCGGCTATGCCAGCGTGTCGGCGTTCTCGGCCGCGTTCCGGCAGGTGACGGGCCGGACGCCGACGGAGTTTGCGGGGAAGGGGTGAGGTCGCCGCCAAGCCGCAAGAAATCGTAGGGTGGGCAAAGCGACTTGTCCGCCGTAGCTCGAAGAGCGAAGGCGGAAGCGTGCCCACCTCTTTCGCTGTCGTCGAGAGAGATGGTGGGCACGGCGCAAGTGCGCCTTTGCCCACCCTACGGCAGCGGTGCCCTCGGTGACATTGTCCGCATTCAACGGCATGACGGCATTCTTGCAATGCACGGCCCAACTAAAGATGCCGCATTCCCCTGCTTGATTGTGATCGGCTTTCACCTAAATCCCGTGTAAGCTTCCGCAGCGCACAAACCGAAATCGAAAAGCTCCGATGGCCAACGCCTACTTCTCCGACCTGCTCGCCACCATCTCCGAACGCGGCCGCACGCTGCTTCGACGCGGGAATTCGGCCGACACCAAGCAGGATGCCGACGGGCTGATCGAGCTCTGCGGCGCCTTGTTGTCGGGCCGGGGCGAAGCTTCGGGCACCGCCATGGCGCGTGAGGTGCTCGACATCTACCAGGAGCTGGATGCGACGGGACGCCGCGCTTTCTTCGAAGCACTGGTGCGCGATTTCGGTCCCGACCGGGAACGCCTGTCCAGGGCGATCGAGAAATGGCGCGCCAAGCCCAGCGACGAGGACGCGAGCTCCCTGCACTTCGCCTCCGAGCCGCGCCGGCAGGAGCTGATCCGCCGCCTCAACCGCGCGCCGGGCGGCACCGGCGATCTCGTCAGCATGCGCGCCGATCTGCTCGGCATGATGAACGGTCACACCGATCTCGCCGCGCTCGATCGCGACGTCTCGCATCTTCTCTCTTCGTGGTTCAACAGGGGGTTTCTCGTGCTGCGCCGGATTGACTGGTCGACCCCGGCCAACATCCTCGAAAAGATCATCCGTTACGAAGCCGTGCACGAGATCAGCGATTGGGACGATCTGCGCCGCCGCATCGATCCGGTCGACCGACGCTGCTACGCCTTTTTCCATCCCGCCATGGTGGACGAGCCGCTGATCTTCGTCGAGGTGGCACTGACCGAGACGATCCCCGGCGCGATTGCACCGCTGCTCGCGGTCGACCGCCAGCATCTGCCGATCGAACGCGCGCGCACCGCGGTGTTCTACTCGATCTCCAACACCCAGCGCGGCCTTGGCGGCATCTCCTTCGGCAGCTTCCTGATCAAGCAGGTGGTCGAAGAGCTGCGCCGCGAGACGCCGAAGCTCGACACCTTCGTGACGCTGTCGCCGGTGCCGGGCTTCATGCAGTGGGTCAAGCAGGACAAGGACCTGCCGCTGTCCGATGAGGACCGCGAGATCCTCAAGCGCCTCGACGATCCCAAATGGTTCGAGAACCCCGAGACGACCACGCTGCTGCGCAGCGTGATCGACCCGCTCGCGGCCTACTATTTCCTCAAGGCCCGCACGCCGAAGGGCAAGCTGATCGATTCCGTCGCCCGCTTCCATCTCGGCAACGGCGCCCGGCTCGAGCGCATCAACTGGTTAGGGGATCTCTCGCCGAAGGGCGTGCGCGAGTCCGCCGGCGTCATGGTCAACTACCTCTACCGCTTCGACGACATCGAGAAGAACCACGAAGCCTACGCCAATGATGGCGAGGTCGTGGCCTCGAGCGCAGTGAAGAAGCTGTTGAAGGGCGAAGGACGACGGTTACTGGACATGCGGTTGTCGTAGCGACAACCTCGGCTGTCGTCCCGGACAAGCGCAGCGAAGCGGAGCGCAGATCCGGGACCCATAACCACAGGAAGACGTGGTTACGGGGACTCGGAGTTGCCTCGTCGCATCACGACTCCTTCCTGGGGTTATGGGTCCCCGCCTTCGCGGGGACGACACCGTTGTTGGCGTGGCCATCGCGTCGCACCACAAACAAGCTGCTGAAAGACGGCCACTGGACACCCGCCCATCCCAGGCGCTATCCGTTTCATCAGTTCCTGCACCAAAGACGGGACACCATGAAACGACGCCACTTTCTCGGCCTGACCGCCGCGGCGGCAACCAGCCTCGCCCTCACGCCTGCACGCAGTTTCGCGGAGGGCCCTCCTTCAGGGCCCGAGATGACGGCGCTGTGCGATTACATGAGTGCCGCCAAGGCCCGCGCACTTCCGCCCGAGATCGCCGAACACGCAAAGCACCACATCCTCGACACGCTGGCCTCGATGATATCGGGGTCTGAGCTGCCGCCCGGTCAGGCCGCGCAGCGCTACATCCGCGCCAATGCCACGCAGGGAACGGGCACCGTCGCCGGTACGACGCTCACGGCATCGCCGGTCGAGGCCGCACTTGCCAACGGCGTCATGGCGCATGCCGACGAAACCGACGATTCCCACAGCCCGTCGCGGTCGCATCCGGGATCCTCGACCGTTCCTGCCGCACTTGCGCTTGGCGAGCACCTCGGCATCGACGGCGCGCATCTCCTGCGCGCGGTGACGCTCGGCTACGACGTCGGCACGCGTGTGGTGATGGCGATGGGCGGCGCCGATTTCAGCTATGAGAGCGTGCTGAGCACGCACAGCATTTCCGGCACGTTCTGCGCCTCCGCGGCAGCCGCCTGCGTCGCCGGCTTCGACGCGCGCCGGATGCGCTGGGTGCTCGACTATGCCGCACAGCAATCCTCCGGCTTCATCGTGTGGCGGCGCGACGTCGACCACATCGAGAAGGGATTTGTGTTCGCCGGCATGCCGGCCCGCAACGGCGTCACCTCGGCGCTCCTGGTGCGCTCGGACTGGAACGGCGTCGACGACGTCTTCTCGGGGCCGGACAATTACTTCCTGGCGTATTCGCCCAAGGCGGCGACCGCAAAACTCGTGGACAAGCTCGGCGAGCGCTACGAAATCGCGGGCACCGACATCAAGAAATGGACGGTGGGATCGCCGATCCAGGGACCGCTCGACGCGATCTATACGATCCGCAGCAAGCGGGCCTTCGAGGCGGAGCAAGTCAAGCAGGTGACGGTGCGTCTTGCGCCATCGGTCGCCGAGGTCGTGGACAACCGCGACATCCCCGACATCTGCCTCCAGCACATGGTCGCCGTGATGCTGCTCGACAAGACCGCGTCTTTTCACGCCGCGCATGACAAGCCACGCATGCGGGACGCGGCGGTCTTGAAGGAGCGCGCCAAGGTGAATTTGGTGCGCGACGAGGAGCTCGCCAAACTGCTGCCGGTGCGCGTCGCCATCGTCGAGATCGAGCTTACCGACGGCAGCCGCCTCTCCGAGCGCATCACCGCCGTGCGCGGCACCCCGCGCAACCCGATGACGCGCGAAGAGGTCATCGACAAGGCGCGCGACCTGATCGCGCCGGTGGTCGGGCGGGAGAAGTCGGAGCAGTTGATTAAGTCGGTCTATGAGATCGAGGCGGTGACGGATATTCGTACGCTGCGGCCGTTGCTGCAGCGGGCGTGAATTCTACCGTGACGTCCAATAACGCCGCAGTCCCCGGGCCGACGCCCTCCGCGGAGCGGATCGATGCCATCGACATTCTGCGCGGCATCGCCCTGCTCGGCGTCATGGCCATCAATCTCGTCATGGAATTTCGCGTTTCGATCTTCGAACAGTTTCTTGGTCCCAAGACGCACGCATCGCCGGTCGATCGTGTCATCGAAACGATCCTGACACAGGCCGTCGAGCTCAAAGCGTTTGCGCTGTTTTCGTTGCTGTTCGGCGCAGGTCTTGCCATTCAATTCGACCGGCTCGCGACCAGCGAGCGCCGCGCCGCGCTGCTCGTGCGCCGGCTCGCCGTGCTGCTGGTGTTCGGTGTCATTCACCTGTGTCTGATCTGGAACGGCGACATCCTCACCGAATATGCGCTAGCGGGGTTCATCGTGCTGCCGCTCCTGTTTGGCCCGCGCTGGCTGCTCGCTCTCGCCGCGCTGGTGTTTCTGGCGCTGTACCTGGCGATGCAGGCCTTTCCGCCGGCTGGATTGTTTCCGAGCAGGGCCGCGATCTGGCAGGACGTCATGGATGCCAATCGCATCTATGCGACTGGCGGCTTCGTCGATGTGTTGGCGTTTCGCCTGCGCGAAATTCCCCTCATCGCCTCCCTGCACGCATTCATCTTCCTGCGCACGATCGGGCTGTTTCTTGTCGGCGCGCTGGCCTGGCGTAGCGGCATTGTGCAAAATACCAGCGGACTGCTCGTCATCGCGCTCCCCGCGATCGGCCTCGGCGCGACCTTGCTTTATCGTGGCATCGAGCCGCTCGGCACCATCCTGCTGGCCATGGGCTATGGTGCCGCCATCCTCGGCATCGCCCGTTTCGAGCGCGGCAAGAGGCTGCTCGGCTGGGCCGCGCCGCTGGGACGGATGGCCTTCACGAACTACGTCGCGCAATCCCTCATCTTCGGCTGGATCTTTTACGGCTACGGCCTTGGCCTGTTTGGGCGGCTTGGCATCACCCCGGCCCTCGCCATCGGCATCGCCGTCTACACCGGACAGGTGCTGTTTAGCGCATGGTGGCTGCGCCACTTCCGATACGGTCCGCTCGAATGGCTGTGGCGCACGCTGATGTATGGCGTGCGGCAGCCGATGGTGCTGTCACGGGGGGCCGCGATGCGTACTCAACTGTCGTCCCGGACAAGCGAAGCGCAGATCCGGGACCCATAACCACAGGCGTGGGTTTGGCGAAGACTCGGAGTGACCAGCTCGCGCCGTCACCTCTCCCTGTGGTTATGGGTCCCCGCGTTCGCGGGGACGACAACGGAGCAAGTGGCGCGGCCGTCGCACTCCCAGCGCCGCCCCTACTCCGCCAGCGCCTTCATTTCCTTGTAGAGGTCCGATTTGCCCTCGAAGCCGATGCCTGACAGCTCGGGCATGGTGATGTGGCCGTTCTCCACGCGGACGCCGTCGGGGAAGCCGCCATAGGGCTGGAACAGGTCGGGGTAGCTCTCATTGCCGCCCAGGCCGAGGCCGGCGGCGATGTTGAGCGACATCTGGTGGCCGCCGTGGGGGATGCAGCGGCTGGGCGACCAGCCGTAGGTCTTCAGCACCTCCAGCGTGCGCTGGTATTCGCACAGGCCATAGGACAGCGCGCAGTCGAATTGCAGCCAGTCGCGATCGGGCCGCATGCCGCCGTAGCGGATCAGATTCCGGGCGTCCTGGTGGCTGAAGAGATTCTCGCCCGTCGCCATCGGGCCGGGATAGAATTCGGCAAGCGCGGCCTGCAGCGCGTAGTCGAGGGGATCGCCGACCTCCTCGTACCAGAACAGCGGATAGTCGCGCAGCATCTTGGCGTAGGCGATGCCGGTCTCCAGGTTGAAGCGGCCGTTGGCATCGACGGCGAGCTGCGCGTCCTTGCCGATCTCCTTGAGCACCGCCTCGATGCGCGTGCGATCCTCCTCGATTCCCGCGCCGCCGATCTTCATCTTCACGACGTTGTAGCCGCGGTCGAGATAGCCGCGCATCTCGCCGCGCAGCATCGAAAGATCCTTGCCGGGATAGTAATAGCCGCCGGCGGCGTAGACGAAGACGCGCGGATTGGCTGTGAGGCCATGCCGCTCGGCGAGCAGGCGAAACAGCGGCTTGCCCGCGATCTTCGCCACCGCATCCCACACCGCCATGTCGATGGTGCCGACCGCGACCGAGCGCTCGCCATGGCCGCCCGGCTTCTCGTTGGTCATCATCGCGGCCCAGACCTTGTCGGGGTCGAGATTGTCGCCGGCTGCATCGAGCAGCGACTTCGGATCGGCCTCAAGGATGCGCGAGGCAAAACGCTCGCGGATCAGGCCGCCCTGCCCGTAGCGGCCGTTGGAATTGAAGCCGTAGCCGACGACGCGCTTGCCGTCGCGCACGACGTCAGTGACGACGGCGACCAGGCTCGTCGTCATCTTGGTGAAGTCGATATAGGCGTTGCGGATCGGCGATGAGATCGGCTTGGTGATCTCGCGGACGTCGACGATGCGGACGGACATGGGGTGTGGCCTTACTTTTTTAATGCGTCATTCCGGGGCGATGCGCAGCATCGAACCCGGAATCTCGAGATTCCGGGTTCTCGCTTCGCGAGCCCCGGAATGACGGCTTCGCCGTCACTTCTTATCCCGGAAATACGGCTCCACGGGGCCATGCACCTTGATGGTCAGCGGGTTGCCGTAGCGGTCCTTGGCGTTGCCGGCGGTGACGCGGACCCAGCCTTCGCTGATGCAGTACTCCTCGACATTGGTCTTCTCGACGCCCTTGAAGCGGATGCCGACGTCGCGCGCCAGGATGTCCGCGTTGTAATAGGGGCTGTTCGGGTCGACCGACAGGCGGTCGGGAAATTCGTCGCTCATGATTGTCTCGCTCATAACAGGGTCTCGATTTGCTGCCGCAATCCTTCGGGCCGGGCGGTCGGCGCGTAGCGCGCGATCACCTTGCCGGCACGGTCCACCAGGAACTTTGTGAAATTCCACTTGATGGAGGCGCCCAGCAGGCCGGATTGCTGGCGTTTCAGGTACTCGTACAGAGGATGTGCGTTGCTTCCGTTGACGTCGATCTTCTCGAACAGGGGAAAGGTGACGTCGTAATTGGTCGAGCAGAACGCCTGGATCTCGCTCGCCTGCCCCGGCTCCTGCGCGCCGAACTGGTTGCAGGGAAAGCCCAGCACCGAGAAGCCGCGCGGGGAGAGATCGCGATAGAGATCCTCGAGGCCGCGATATTGCGGCGTGAAGCCGCATTTGCTCGCGGTGTTGACGATCAACAGCACCTGCCCTTCGAAACGGCGCATCGGCACTTCGTCGCCGAGAAGCGAGTTGGCCTTGAAGTCGTAGATCGCAGACATCGCTAACCCACGGGATCGATCGGCGACGGCGGCACGCCGCCAGCCTCGATCGCTTCGCCTGCGAGCAGGCAGAGGTCCTCGCGGTAGCGGCCGGACACGATGTGCACGCCAACGGGGGCCTTGCCGACAAGGCCGGTGGAGACCACGAGGCCCGGAAGCCCCATGAAGGGCGTTGCGATCTGCGGCATCTGCGCCTCCCAGACGCGTTCAAAGGATGCCGCGTCCTTGCGGTCGAGATGATCCGGGAACGGCAGCTCGCCGGAGACCGGCGTCAGCACCACGGCATATTTTTCAAAGAACAGCATCCAGTCGCGCGTCAGCGTGGCGCGGCGGGTCAGCGCCTGCGCGTAATTCGCCTGGTCCATCGGCGTGACCTTGGCGCGGTTGCCGCGCAGGCAGGCCAGCGCACCGGGATCGCCCTCTCGCTCGGCCATTTCCAGCTGCGCCTCATAGGCATCACCGAGCCAGAGTTTTCGTTGCCACTCGACCGCCTCGCGCATCGGAGGCGTATTCTCGATCGTCTCGACGGTCCAGCCCGCGCGCTCGAGCCGCTTGCCGGCGTCGATCACCGCGGCCTTCACTTCCGGCGTGGTCGCGAGACCGTCCGGGTTGAGGCAGAGCGCGGCGCGCTTCTCGCGCGCCGGGCCTTCCAGCGGCGCCGGCACGAACCAGGGGTCGCGGATGTCGCGGGCCGCCATCGCTTCGAGCGAGATCCTGAGATCGTTGACGGTACGCGCGAGCGGACCCGACACCGCCATGATCTGCGGCCCGATCGGGCGCTCGGGCAGCGCCGGGTTGAAGGCGGGGATTCGGCCCAAAGTCGGGCGCAGGCCGTGCACGCCGCAGGCATAGGCGGGATAGCGGATCGAGCCCGCGATGTCGGTGCCGTGGGCGATATGGCCGATGCCGGCCGCGACCGCCGAGCCGGCGCCGCCGGACGAGCCGCCGGGGGTCAGCGAGGCGTCGCGGGGGTTCTTGGTGTCGCCATGGACCAGGTTGGTGGTGAACCAGCGATAGGAGAAGGCCGGGCAATTGGTGCGCCCAAGGAGAATGGCGCCGGCCTTACGGAAATTGGCGACCACCGGATTGTCCTCGCGCGCGATCAGGTCGCGCTGGAGCTTCAGGCCGTTGGTGGTGGCAAAGCCCTCCTGGTCGACATTGGCCTTGATGGTGACGGGCACGCCGGCGAGCACGCCGGGGTCCTCCCCCCGGCCAATGGCGACATCGACGGCGTCGGCCTGCTTGAGCACGTCCTCCGGCCGGTGGTCGATCACGGCGTTGAGCGCGGGATTGACCGCATCCAGCCGGGCGAGACCGGCCTTGGCGGCCTCCCGGGCGGAAACCTTCCTGGATTTGACGAGGGTGGCGAGGTCGGCGGCCGACAGGCGCCAGAGATCTTGCATGGCTTGCTCCGTATGACCGGCGTCTTTTAGCGCCGGGAACGCGGCAAAGCCATGCGGATTTCGCAGGGAGGAAGAGCGGGTTAGTGCCGCGTCGCCGACTGGTCCGGCATGTCCAGCAGCGCCTCGCTGAAGGGAAACTCCAGCACGATCTCGCCCTCGACGTCGGTCACCTCGATGACGGCCTCGAGCAGCGCCGGTTGGGCGCCCTCCGATTTCACCACTTCGAGGATCATCTGGCGGGCGACCTCCCAGGCGCGATCGGGGTTGCGCAGGTCCTCTCCGTCAGGATCCACGATCAGTTCGTCGCCGATGCGGGTGTTGAAGAAGTATCTGGGCATCACGAAGGTCCACTTGGGTCGCCTGTACCGGATTGACGGCTGCACTGCACTCACAACTGCTTTATCAGGACAGGGTTCGCGACCGAATGCGCCGAGCGCAAGGCAGCATCACAGTAACCGATGTTCCACCTCATTTTCGCGGCGCAACATGGCTTTCTCGGGAAGATTTCACTAGCGAACTTTTCCGCCCGCAGTAATTTAACCGTGGGCGATATGTCCGAAGTCGCAATATGGAGAGCCGAAATGGCCTGGAAAGCCCCGAAGATCGTCGAAGTGCCCTGTGGCATGGAAATCAACATGTATGTGAGCGCCACCCGCAAGTAAGCGGTTGGTGAGTTTGCGTTCTGCGCAGGTGGATCTTTCGGTCACGATCGGTTTCCGGAAGATACGAAACTTGTCGGCAGCTGTGTCGGCCTGAGATCCACCTCGCGACGTTCCCTCCAGGAGACGTCTAATGCTTCGCGTCGTCGTCCTGGGCGCCGGGGCCGGCGGCGGAGTCCCGCAATGGAACTGCGGGTGTGAGGGCTGCCGGGCGGCCCGTGAAAACGGCCAGGAGCTTCAGAGAACCCAGGCCTCGGTCGCTTTCAGCGGCGACGGTGAGCATTGGTTCCTGATCAACGCGTCCCCCGATCTTCGTCAGCAATTGAATGCCACGCCGCAACTGCATCCCAGGGCCGGCGCGCTGCGCCATACGCCTGTCGCAGGCGTGATCCTGACCAACAGCGAAGTGGATGCGGTGGCCGGGCTGCTCTCGATGCGCGAGGGCTCGCCTTTCACGGTCTATGCGCATGAGAAGGTGCTGGCGATCCTGAAGAGCAACAGCATCTTCAACGTGCTGAACGAGAAGAACGTGCGGCGCCAGCCGATCGGAATCAGCGAGCCGTTCGAGCCACGGCTCGTCGACGGCACGCGCTCGGGACTCGAGGTGCTGCCCTTCGCGGTGCCCGGCAAGTCGGCCTGGTATCTGGAAGGCAAGGCGCATCCGGGCGGCGAGACCGGCGACGGCGATACGCTCGGTCTGAAGATCACCGACAAGTCCACCGGCAAGTGCTTCTACTTCATCGCCGCCTGCGCCGAGGTCACCGACGCGCTGAAGGCCGAGATCGACGGCGCCGCCCTGGTGTTCTTCGACGGCACGGTCTGGCAGGACGACGAGATGATCAGGGCCGGGCTCGGCCACAAGACCGGCAAGAGCATGGGCCATGTCGCGATGTCCGGCGACGACGGCGCGATCGCGCGGCTCGCCGACCTCGATATCGACAGGAAGATATTTCTGCATATCAATAACTCGAATCCGGCACTGCTGCCCGGCTCAATCGAGCGCAAGACTGCCGAACAGGCGGGCTGGCAGATACCCGCCGACGGAACGGAGATCGTGCTGTGAATGCCGCGTCACTGACTGGAATGACTGCGCTCTCGATCGGCAAGGACTTGAAGCTCACCAGCGCCGATGAGCTGGAGGCGACGCTGCGCCATATCGGGGCGACGCGCTATCACAGCCTGCATCCGTTCCATAAGCTGCTGCACGGCGGCAAGCTCAACAAGGGTCAGGTGCAGGCCTGGGCGCTGAACCGCTACTATTACCAGAGCACGATCCCGATCAAGGACGCTGTGGTGATCTCGCGCTTCCGCGACCGCGCCACGCGGCTGGAATGGCGTCACCGCATCGAGGACCATGACGGCGACGTCGGCAGCGAGGGCGGCATCGAGCGCTGGCTGAAGCTGACCGAGGGTCTCGGCCTCGACACGGCCTATGTGGAATCGACCGAAGGCATCCTGCCGGCGACGCGCTTCGCGGTGGAGGCTTACGTCCACTACTGCCGCGAGAAGAGCCCGCTGGAGGCGATCGCTTCCTCGCTCACCGAGCTGTTCGCGCCGAACCTGCACGAAGAGCGCATCTCCGGCATGCTGGAGCATTACGACTTCGTCAATCCTGATATCATGAGCTACTTCAAGCGCCGCCTTGCGCAGGCGCCGCGCGATGCCGGATTCGCGCTCGACTATGTCAAGGCGCATGCAACGACGCCGGAGCAACGCGCCCAGGTGTGCAACGCGCTGATCTTCAAGACCAACGTGCTGTGGGTGCAGCTCGATGCGCTCCAGCACGCCTATGTCGAGGGCAACATTCCGCCGGGCGCCTTCGTGCCCAAATCGAGCTGAGGATCGTAGCGATGGCCGGGCCGCGTCATATCAGCGTCAGCGAGGCAAGCCGCCCCGTGCTACCGCGGCATGCCAAGCTGAAATACGACGAGACGCGCAAGGTCTGGGTGATCCTGGCGCCGGAACGGGTGCTGGCGCCGGACGAGATCGCGGTCGAGGTCCTGCAGCTCTGCAATGGTGAACGCAGCGTCGGCGACGTGTCCGATCAGCTGGCCGCGAAATACGCAGCGCCCCGCGAGGCGATCCTGGCCGACGTCATCGTCATGCTGCAGGATCTCGCCGACAAGGGCTTCCTCACGGAGGCCCGGGAGAAGACGTCATGAGCGATGTGCTCGGCAACCCGGTCATCCCGCCCGACGCCAGCGATAGCCTCGCGGTGCTGGAGAAGCAGCGCTCGACGGCGGAGACGTTTGGTATTCCGCTCGCGGTGCTACTCGAGATCACGCATCGGTGCCCGCTGCAATGCCCCTATTGCTCCAACCCGGTCGAGCTCGACCGCTCGGGCAAGGAGCTGACCACCGAGGAGTGGAAGAAGGTGTTGAGCGAGCTCGCCGAGATCGGCGTGCTCCAGGTCCATTTCTCCGGCGGCGAGCCGACGGCGCGCAAGGACCTCGTCGAGCTGGTCAACCATGCCAGCGACGTCGGCCTCTACACCAATCTGATCACCTCGGCCGTGCTGCTGACGCGCGAGCGGCTCAGCGAGCTTGCGGACGCTGGCCTCTGCCACGTGCAGATCTCTTTCCAGGGCGTCGAAGAGGGCCTCGCCGATCGCGTCGCCGGCTACAAGAACGGTCACCGCAAGAAGCTCGAGGTCGCAAAGTGGACGCGCGAGCTCGACCTGCCGCTGACCGTGAACGCGGTGATGCATCGCCAGAATCTGCACCAGCTCCCCGACATCATCCAGATGTCGATCGATCTCGACGCCGACCGGCTCGAGGTCGCCAATGTGCAATACTACGGCTGGGCGCTGAAGAACCGCGCCGCGCTGATGCCGACGGTCGCGCAGTTAGATGAGTGCACGCGCATCGTCGAGGAGGCGCGCGAGCGCCTCAAGGGCACGCTCGCGATCGACTACGTGGTTCCCGATTACTACGCGCTGCGGCCGAAGAAGTGCATGGGCGGCTGGGGCCGG includes the following:
- the tarD gene encoding D(-)-tartrate dehydratase, whose protein sequence is MSVRIVDVREITKPISSPIRNAYIDFTKMTTSLVAVVTDVVRDGKRVVGYGFNSNGRYGQGGLIRERFASRILEADPKSLLDAAGDNLDPDKVWAAMMTNEKPGGHGERSVAVGTIDMAVWDAVAKIAGKPLFRLLAERHGLTANPRVFVYAAGGYYYPGKDLSMLRGEMRGYLDRGYNVVKMKIGGAGIEEDRTRIEAVLKEIGKDAQLAVDANGRFNLETGIAYAKMLRDYPLFWYEEVGDPLDYALQAALAEFYPGPMATGENLFSHQDARNLIRYGGMRPDRDWLQFDCALSYGLCEYQRTLEVLKTYGWSPSRCIPHGGHQMSLNIAAGLGLGGNESYPDLFQPYGGFPDGVRVENGHITMPELSGIGFEGKSDLYKEMKALAE
- a CDS encoding DUF3297 family protein; this encodes MSETIMSDEFPDRLSVDPNSPYYNADILARDVGIRFKGVEKTNVEEYCISEGWVRVTAGNAKDRYGNPLTIKVHGPVEPYFRDKK
- a CDS encoding glutathione peroxidase; this translates as MSAIYDFKANSLLGDEVPMRRFEGQVLLIVNTASKCGFTPQYRGLEDLYRDLSPRGFSVLGFPCNQFGAQEPGQASEIQAFCSTNYDVTFPLFEKIDVNGSNAHPLYEYLKRQQSGLLGASIKWNFTKFLVDRAGKVIARYAPTARPEGLRQQIETLL
- a CDS encoding amidase family protein, with product MQDLWRLSAADLATLVKSRKVSAREAAKAGLARLDAVNPALNAVIDHRPEDVLKQADAVDVAIGRGEDPGVLAGVPVTIKANVDQEGFATTNGLKLQRDLIAREDNPVVANFRKAGAILLGRTNCPAFSYRWFTTNLVHGDTKNPRDASLTPGGSSGGAGSAVAAGIGHIAHGTDIAGSIRYPAYACGVHGLRPTLGRIPAFNPALPERPIGPQIMAVSGPLARTVNDLRISLEAMAARDIRDPWFVPAPLEGPAREKRAALCLNPDGLATTPEVKAAVIDAGKRLERAGWTVETIENTPPMREAVEWQRKLWLGDAYEAQLEMAEREGDPGALACLRGNRAKVTPMDQANYAQALTRRATLTRDWMLFFEKYAVVLTPVSGELPFPDHLDRKDAASFERVWEAQMPQIATPFMGLPGLVVSTGLVGKAPVGVHIVSGRYREDLCLLAGEAIEAGGVPPSPIDPVG
- a CDS encoding DUF6894 family protein, producing the protein MPRYFFNTRIGDELIVDPDGEDLRNPDRAWEVARQMILEVVKSEGAQPALLEAVIEVTDVEGEIVLEFPFSEALLDMPDQSATRH
- the pqqA gene encoding pyrroloquinoline quinone precursor peptide PqqA, with translation MAWKAPKIVEVPCGMEINMYVSATRK
- the pqqB gene encoding pyrroloquinoline quinone biosynthesis protein PqqB; the protein is MLRVVVLGAGAGGGVPQWNCGCEGCRAARENGQELQRTQASVAFSGDGEHWFLINASPDLRQQLNATPQLHPRAGALRHTPVAGVILTNSEVDAVAGLLSMREGSPFTVYAHEKVLAILKSNSIFNVLNEKNVRRQPIGISEPFEPRLVDGTRSGLEVLPFAVPGKSAWYLEGKAHPGGETGDGDTLGLKITDKSTGKCFYFIAACAEVTDALKAEIDGAALVFFDGTVWQDDEMIRAGLGHKTGKSMGHVAMSGDDGAIARLADLDIDRKIFLHINNSNPALLPGSIERKTAEQAGWQIPADGTEIVL
- the pqqC gene encoding pyrroloquinoline-quinone synthase PqqC, producing MNAASLTGMTALSIGKDLKLTSADELEATLRHIGATRYHSLHPFHKLLHGGKLNKGQVQAWALNRYYYQSTIPIKDAVVISRFRDRATRLEWRHRIEDHDGDVGSEGGIERWLKLTEGLGLDTAYVESTEGILPATRFAVEAYVHYCREKSPLEAIASSLTELFAPNLHEERISGMLEHYDFVNPDIMSYFKRRLAQAPRDAGFALDYVKAHATTPEQRAQVCNALIFKTNVLWVQLDALQHAYVEGNIPPGAFVPKSS
- the pqqD gene encoding pyrroloquinoline quinone biosynthesis peptide chaperone PqqD, which gives rise to MAGPRHISVSEASRPVLPRHAKLKYDETRKVWVILAPERVLAPDEIAVEVLQLCNGERSVGDVSDQLAAKYAAPREAILADVIVMLQDLADKGFLTEAREKTS